A single region of the Solwaraspora sp. WMMD791 genome encodes:
- the dxr gene encoding 1-deoxy-D-xylulose-5-phosphate reductoisomerase encodes MVLLGSTGSIGTQAVDIVTRNPDRFRIVGLGAGGGNVGLLAEQALRLQVDVVAVARASAAQDLQLAFYAEASRQGYPTGGFKIPKILAGPAAMAELAEWPCDVVLNGVDGSRGLAPTLAALRAGRTLALANKESLIAGGPIVRAAVQRPDQIVPVDSEHSALAQCLRSGTAAEVGRLVVTASGGPFRGRPRAELTGVTPAQALAHPTWSMGPVITINSATLVNKGLEIIEAHELFGIPYPRIEVVVHPQSVIHSMVEFVDGSTIAQASPPDMRLPIALALGWPARVPAAAAPVDWTRAHTWEFAPLDEAAFPAVALAKQAGAAGRCRPAVYNAANEECVAAFVAGRLPFLGIVDTVDRVLQSAPDFDEPGTVEDVLTAESWARARAQEFIGASAEGA; translated from the coding sequence ATCGTCCTGCTCGGTTCGACCGGTTCGATCGGCACCCAGGCGGTCGACATCGTCACCCGCAACCCGGACCGGTTCCGCATCGTCGGCCTCGGCGCGGGCGGCGGCAACGTCGGGTTGCTCGCGGAGCAGGCGCTGCGGCTGCAGGTCGACGTGGTCGCGGTGGCCCGCGCCTCGGCGGCCCAGGACCTGCAGCTCGCCTTCTACGCCGAGGCGTCCCGGCAGGGTTACCCGACCGGCGGGTTCAAGATCCCGAAGATCCTGGCCGGCCCGGCGGCGATGGCCGAGCTCGCCGAGTGGCCGTGTGACGTGGTGCTCAACGGGGTCGACGGCTCCCGAGGGCTGGCGCCGACCCTGGCGGCCCTGCGGGCCGGCCGGACCCTGGCGCTGGCCAACAAGGAGTCGCTCATCGCCGGTGGGCCGATCGTGCGGGCGGCGGTGCAGCGCCCGGACCAGATCGTGCCGGTCGACTCCGAACACTCGGCACTTGCCCAGTGTCTGCGCTCTGGTACGGCGGCCGAGGTGGGTCGGCTGGTGGTGACCGCCAGCGGCGGCCCGTTCCGGGGTCGGCCGCGCGCCGAGCTGACCGGGGTCACCCCGGCCCAGGCGCTGGCCCACCCGACCTGGAGCATGGGGCCGGTCATCACGATCAACTCGGCGACCCTGGTGAACAAGGGGCTGGAGATCATCGAGGCGCACGAACTGTTCGGCATCCCGTACCCGCGCATCGAGGTCGTGGTCCACCCGCAGTCGGTGATCCATTCGATGGTGGAGTTCGTGGACGGCTCGACGATCGCCCAGGCCAGCCCGCCGGACATGCGGTTGCCGATCGCACTCGCCCTGGGCTGGCCGGCCCGGGTGCCGGCCGCCGCCGCGCCGGTCGACTGGACCCGCGCGCACACCTGGGAGTTCGCCCCGCTCGACGAGGCGGCCTTTCCCGCGGTGGCGCTGGCCAAGCAGGCCGGGGCGGCCGGTCGGTGCCGGCCGGCGGTGTACAACGCGGCGAACGAGGAGTGCGTGGCGGCGTTCGTCGCCGGCAGGCTACCGTTCCTCGGCATCGTCGACACGGTGGACCGGGTGCTGCAGTCGGCACCGGACTTCGACGAACCGGGTACGGTCGAGGATGTGCTGACTGCGGAATCCTGGGCGCGGGCCCGGGCGCAGGAGTTCATCGGTGCGTCGGCGGAGGGAGCTTGA
- a CDS encoding site-2 protease family protein, translating to MAYLFGVVLFALAILISVSLHEAGHMVTAKKFGMKVTRYFVGFGPTIWSFRRGETEYGLKAIPLGGFCKIVGMTPQDDDVAPGDESRVMWRYPVWKRTVVMSAGSVTHFGLAIVALWLAAVFMGLPNPDFPSSEEQARQEPAVVAVTDCVVVEYVSRACEAGDPASPAAQAGLRDGDRILAVDGVPVDTWGDMLEVVRGAQPGAATVTYERDGVTDTVEAQLAAVQRPELGSEDGPLSTVAALGVGLRIEKPGMVTYGPIEAFGATGDYLRQMAIGTVEAMMRIPEKIPALWASITGAERDIDTPISVVGASRLGGEAVANDAWELFVLLFISLNFFVGVFNLLPLLPLDGGHIAIAWFEKIRSWVYAVFGRPDPGRVDYFKLMPLTYAVLLIGGAFTLLTITADVVNPITLFTR from the coding sequence ATGGCGTACCTGTTCGGGGTGGTTCTCTTCGCCCTCGCGATTCTCATCTCGGTGAGCCTGCACGAGGCCGGTCACATGGTGACGGCCAAGAAGTTCGGGATGAAGGTCACCCGCTACTTCGTCGGCTTCGGTCCCACCATCTGGTCGTTCCGGCGCGGCGAGACGGAGTACGGCCTCAAGGCCATCCCGCTCGGCGGCTTCTGCAAGATCGTCGGGATGACGCCGCAGGACGACGACGTGGCGCCCGGCGACGAGTCGCGGGTGATGTGGCGGTACCCGGTGTGGAAGCGCACCGTCGTGATGTCCGCCGGCTCGGTGACGCACTTCGGCCTGGCGATCGTCGCCCTCTGGCTGGCCGCGGTCTTCATGGGCCTGCCGAACCCGGACTTCCCGTCGAGCGAGGAACAGGCCCGGCAGGAGCCGGCCGTCGTCGCGGTGACCGACTGCGTCGTCGTCGAGTACGTCTCCCGTGCCTGCGAGGCGGGTGATCCGGCCAGCCCGGCGGCGCAGGCCGGCCTGCGCGACGGGGACCGGATCCTCGCCGTCGACGGCGTTCCGGTCGACACCTGGGGCGACATGCTGGAGGTGGTCCGGGGAGCGCAGCCCGGGGCCGCGACGGTCACCTACGAACGTGACGGGGTGACCGACACCGTCGAGGCGCAGCTCGCGGCGGTGCAGCGGCCCGAGCTGGGCAGCGAGGACGGGCCGCTGAGCACGGTGGCGGCGCTCGGCGTCGGGCTGCGGATCGAGAAGCCCGGCATGGTGACGTACGGGCCGATCGAGGCGTTCGGGGCGACCGGCGACTACCTGCGGCAGATGGCGATCGGCACCGTCGAGGCGATGATGCGGATCCCGGAGAAGATCCCGGCGCTGTGGGCGTCGATCACCGGCGCGGAACGCGACATCGACACCCCGATCAGCGTCGTCGGTGCCAGCCGGCTCGGCGGCGAGGCGGTGGCCAACGACGCGTGGGAGTTGTTCGTCCTACTGTTCATCTCGCTGAACTTCTTCGTCGGGGTGTTCAACCTGCTGCCGCTGCTGCCGCTGGACGGCGGGCACATCGCGATCGCCTGGTTCGAGAAGATCCGCTCCTGGGTGTACGCGGTCTTCGGCCGCCCCGATCCCGGTCGGGTCGACTACTTCAAGCTGATGCCACTCACGTACGCGGTCCTGCTGATCGGCGGCGCGTTCACGCTGCTGACGATCACCGCGGACGTGGTCAACCCGATCACGCTGTTCACGAGGTGA
- the ispG gene encoding flavodoxin-dependent (E)-4-hydroxy-3-methylbut-2-enyl-diphosphate synthase: MTAVSLGMPAVPPPPLAPRRVSRQIMVGSVPVGGGAPVSVQSMTTTLTSDVNATLQQIAELTASGCQIVRVAVPSQDDADALPTIARKSQIPVIADIHFQPKYVFAAIDAGCAAVRVNPGNIRQFDDKVAEIAKAASAAGTPIRIGVNAGSLDKRLLAKYGKATAEALVESALWECSLFEEHGFRDIKISVKHNDPVVMIRAYRLLAQQCDYPLHLGVTEAGPAFQGTVKSAVAFGALLAEGIGDTIRVSLSAPPVEEIKVGTAILESLGLRERGLEIVSCPSCGRAQVDVYTLADQVTAALEGFPAPLRVAVMGCVVNGPGEAREADLGVASGNGKGQIFVKGEVIKTVPESQIVETLVEEALRLADEMGAELPEEMRELVSGPTVTVH, from the coding sequence GTGACCGCTGTCAGTCTGGGCATGCCCGCGGTGCCGCCGCCGCCGTTGGCGCCGCGCCGGGTCAGCCGGCAGATCATGGTCGGTTCGGTGCCGGTCGGTGGCGGTGCGCCGGTCTCCGTACAGTCGATGACCACCACGTTGACCTCGGACGTCAACGCCACGTTGCAGCAGATCGCGGAGTTGACCGCGTCGGGCTGCCAGATCGTGCGGGTCGCCGTACCGTCGCAGGACGACGCCGACGCGTTGCCGACGATCGCTCGCAAGTCGCAGATCCCGGTGATCGCCGACATCCACTTCCAGCCGAAGTACGTCTTCGCCGCGATCGACGCGGGCTGCGCGGCGGTGCGGGTCAACCCGGGCAACATCCGGCAGTTCGACGACAAGGTGGCGGAGATCGCCAAGGCGGCGTCGGCGGCCGGTACGCCGATCCGGATCGGCGTCAACGCCGGCTCGCTGGACAAGCGGCTGCTGGCCAAGTACGGCAAGGCGACGGCGGAGGCGTTGGTCGAATCGGCGCTGTGGGAGTGCTCGCTGTTCGAGGAGCACGGCTTCCGCGACATCAAGATCTCGGTCAAGCACAACGACCCGGTGGTGATGATCCGGGCGTACCGGCTGCTGGCGCAGCAGTGCGACTACCCGCTGCACCTCGGGGTGACCGAGGCCGGGCCGGCGTTCCAGGGCACGGTCAAGTCGGCGGTGGCGTTCGGTGCGCTGTTGGCCGAGGGGATCGGCGACACGATCCGGGTGTCGCTGTCCGCGCCGCCGGTGGAGGAGATCAAGGTCGGTACGGCGATCCTGGAGTCGCTCGGACTGCGGGAACGGGGCCTGGAGATCGTCTCCTGCCCGTCCTGCGGGCGCGCCCAGGTGGACGTCTACACCCTCGCCGACCAGGTGACGGCGGCCCTGGAGGGGTTCCCGGCGCCGCTGCGGGTCGCGGTGATGGGGTGTGTGGTCAACGGCCCGGGTGAGGCACGCGAGGCCGACCTGGGGGTGGCGTCGGGCAACGGCAAGGGTCAGATCTTCGTCAAGGGCGAAGTGATCAAGACGGTGCCGGAGTCGCAGATCGTGGAGACCCTGGTCGAGGAGGCGCTGCGGCTGGCCGACGAGATGGGTGCGGAGCTGCCGGAGGAGATGCGCGAGTTGGTGTCCGGGCCGACGGTCACGGTGCACTGA
- a CDS encoding cellulase family glycosylhydrolase: MNRQATTARGRRWRAGLVAGGVTAALVGGSIAIAASAHAAAGCRVVYSAPSQWPGGFTANVAVTNLGDPLNGWRLTWTFPAGQQVTQAWNATVTSSGSQVTATNVSYNANLGTNATVSFGFNGSWTSSNTAPTSFALNGVTCTGSVGPTTPPPTTTAPPTTAPPTTAPPTPTPTVTPRPPGDPQAVVNDMQPGWNLGNTLDATGDNLAGSGETSWGNPLVTQALIRTIKAQGFKSIRIPTTWTHHHGAAPNYTIDATRLARVKQVVDWALAEDLYVMINLHHDSWQWINTMPSNRSTVLARYSALWTQLATTFRDSSPKLHFESVNEPQFANSSGDAQNAQLLDELNRTFHRIVRGSGGNNATRLLILPTLHTSSDQARLDELASTFTALGDRNLIATVHYYGYWPFSVNVAGGYRFDATAQQDVIDSLNRVQNTFVSRGIPVVIGEFGLLGFDRHTGTIQQGEKLKFFEFFGYHTRTRNIATQLWDNGQHLGRTSFQWSDPELIAQIKSAWTTRSGTAASDMIFVPRTGAVTAKSLALNLNGLSFQSLRQGSTNLVQGTDYTVSGNQLTLTAAALTRLVGNRAYGVNATLHAHFSAGVPWRINILSHDRPVLQNATGTTSAFSIPTAFNGDQLATMEAKYADGSNAGPHNWTSYKEFDVTFAPNYSANTISLTSTFFAEVNDNAPVTLTFHFWSGTTVTYTVRRTGSAVTGTVG, encoded by the coding sequence ATGAATCGACAAGCAACGACGGCGCGCGGCAGGCGGTGGCGCGCCGGCCTGGTGGCCGGCGGCGTGACCGCGGCACTGGTCGGCGGCAGCATCGCGATCGCGGCCAGCGCCCACGCGGCGGCCGGCTGCCGCGTGGTGTACTCGGCACCGTCGCAGTGGCCCGGCGGTTTCACCGCCAACGTGGCCGTCACCAACCTCGGCGACCCACTCAACGGCTGGCGGCTGACCTGGACCTTCCCGGCAGGCCAGCAGGTGACCCAGGCGTGGAACGCCACCGTCACCAGCTCCGGCAGCCAGGTCACCGCGACCAACGTCAGCTACAACGCCAACCTCGGCACCAACGCGACCGTCTCGTTCGGTTTCAACGGCTCCTGGACCAGCAGCAACACCGCGCCGACCTCGTTCGCCCTCAACGGGGTCACCTGCACCGGCAGCGTCGGCCCGACGACCCCGCCGCCGACCACCACGGCACCACCCACCACGGCACCGCCCACCACCGCGCCACCGACCCCGACCCCGACCGTCACGCCGCGCCCGCCGGGCGACCCGCAGGCGGTCGTCAACGACATGCAACCCGGCTGGAACCTCGGCAACACGCTGGACGCCACCGGCGACAACCTCGCCGGCAGCGGCGAGACCTCCTGGGGCAATCCACTGGTCACCCAGGCGCTGATCCGCACCATCAAGGCCCAGGGTTTCAAGAGCATCCGGATCCCGACGACCTGGACCCACCACCACGGCGCGGCCCCCAACTACACGATCGACGCCACCCGGCTGGCCCGGGTCAAGCAGGTCGTCGACTGGGCGCTCGCCGAGGACCTGTACGTGATGATCAACCTGCACCACGACTCGTGGCAGTGGATCAACACGATGCCGAGCAACCGCAGCACCGTCCTGGCCCGCTACTCGGCACTGTGGACCCAGCTGGCCACCACGTTCCGGGACTCATCACCCAAACTGCACTTCGAGAGCGTCAACGAGCCGCAGTTCGCCAACAGCTCAGGGGACGCACAGAACGCCCAACTGCTGGACGAGCTGAACCGGACGTTCCACCGGATCGTCCGCGGGTCCGGCGGCAACAACGCCACCCGGCTGCTCATCCTGCCGACCCTGCACACCTCGTCGGACCAGGCCCGGCTGGACGAGCTGGCCAGCACCTTCACCGCACTGGGCGACCGTAACCTGATCGCCACCGTGCACTACTACGGGTACTGGCCGTTCAGCGTGAACGTCGCCGGCGGGTACCGCTTCGACGCCACCGCCCAGCAGGACGTGATCGACTCGCTCAACCGGGTGCAGAACACCTTCGTCTCCCGGGGCATCCCGGTCGTCATCGGCGAGTTCGGTCTGCTCGGCTTCGACCGGCACACCGGCACCATCCAGCAGGGCGAGAAGCTCAAGTTCTTCGAGTTCTTCGGCTACCACACCCGGACCCGCAACATCGCCACCCAGTTGTGGGACAACGGTCAGCACCTGGGCCGGACCAGCTTCCAGTGGAGCGACCCGGAGCTGATCGCCCAGATCAAGTCCGCCTGGACCACCCGGTCCGGCACCGCCGCCAGCGACATGATCTTCGTGCCGCGTACCGGCGCCGTCACGGCCAAGAGCCTCGCACTGAATCTCAACGGGCTGAGCTTCCAGTCGCTGCGCCAGGGCAGCACCAACCTGGTGCAGGGGACCGACTACACGGTCAGCGGCAACCAGCTGACGTTGACCGCGGCGGCGCTGACCCGGCTGGTCGGCAACCGGGCGTACGGGGTGAACGCGACCCTGCACGCGCACTTCTCCGCTGGCGTCCCCTGGCGGATCAACATCCTCTCGCACGACCGGCCGGTGCTGCAGAACGCGACCGGCACCACGTCCGCGTTCAGCATCCCGACCGCCTTCAACGGCGATCAGCTGGCCACGATGGAGGCAAAGTACGCCGACGGATCCAACGCCGGCCCGCACAACTGGACGTCGTACAAGGAGTTCGACGTCACGTTCGCGCCGAACTACAGCGCGAACACCATCTCGTTGACGTCGACCTTCTTCGCCGAGGTCAACGACAACGCCCCGGTCACGCTCACCTTCCACTTCTGGAGCGGGACGACGGTCACCTACACGGTGCGTCGTACCGGCTCGGCGGTGACCGGCACGGTCGGATAG
- a CDS encoding MerR family transcriptional regulator codes for MGTNTSTGMRVAELAAAAGVAPDTIRYYERAGLLPPAPRSAAGYRRYGADALDRLRFIQGCQRLGLRLREIADLLAVRDTGVCPCEPAEQLLRRRMAEVDAELARLTALRAEMAAMAAALPTAGCPPPEPGRWCPPDDQERR; via the coding sequence ATGGGCACCAACACCAGCACCGGGATGCGGGTCGCCGAACTGGCCGCCGCGGCCGGCGTGGCACCGGACACCATCCGTTACTACGAGCGGGCCGGGCTGCTGCCACCCGCGCCCCGGTCAGCTGCCGGCTACCGACGGTACGGCGCGGATGCTCTCGACCGGTTGCGGTTCATTCAGGGCTGCCAGCGACTGGGGCTGCGGCTCCGGGAGATCGCCGACCTGCTCGCTGTCCGCGACACCGGGGTCTGCCCGTGTGAACCGGCCGAGCAGTTGCTGCGCCGTCGGATGGCTGAGGTCGACGCGGAGCTGGCCCGGCTGACCGCGTTGCGGGCCGAGATGGCGGCGATGGCCGCCGCGCTGCCGACGGCCGGCTGCCCGCCGCCGGAGCCGGGCCGATGGTGCCCACCGGACGACCAGGAGAGGAGGTGA
- a CDS encoding low temperature requirement protein A, with the protein MHDESPHPHPTAGGLRLVRRDARVTGDVSWMELFVDVLFVFAFLKITSLMAADTAVLGTIRGILVVLLLWHCWTACVWLGNVVHVDRGGVPPMMAGIAAVLLIVGVAVPETFVDRPGSLAGPLVVVLGYLAVRTSVLAILTRSRWHEGPPGRRPAAIAWATLATSAPVLLAAALLPRWLIDLLPAAIDPELARIGLFTIALAIDFMILAAVGRGTWQMVSPWHLAERHALVVLVALGETIISIGTGGGPGTAIPVTWSLIAAAGLGMLIVTLLWWSYFDLAKILAEHALARLAVVDQTRMARDAYSGMHLPMIAGLIVLALGLKQAVAATSGASGTAWGPAHVLIVYGGVLIYLAALVGFEWQTGRLLGRSPLLGIGLLLCLLPLATRLSVLGALALLAAGLIAMILADRTVFHGRHSQLHRTVESEASRLHGVVPRELFLDLVFVFAFLQVTVLMTRQTSGWGIVRGLTLLAMLWWAWTSYSWLTNAVRTETTMVRLSTVGMATAVLLIGIAAPQAFDPAAGGLPGLLIIVFCYLAGQVMQAILLWQASRTDPTLRDLGRQAAVPSSVALLLLAGYAVVELATPDPIAGTPAVTVLWVAAITVQFVGNYPTGVHTWRPRSTRHWVDRYALITLIAFGQAVISVGLAVGERSISGGVILVAGIAAVILVLLWWSYFPTIDSARLALEARTGVDRAKLARDGFTYLHLPMIAGIIMVAYGLHQIVGDHDDAAIRYGHYAIYWGAAFYLLVNQVYWWRLWGVVSWYRVVSAAVVVPLAVPTAWLSPFWALTALTAFGLASATIEFIRMGDLRTRQPGFVG; encoded by the coding sequence GTGCACGACGAGAGCCCGCATCCGCATCCGACCGCTGGCGGTCTACGCCTGGTGCGGCGCGACGCGCGGGTGACCGGCGACGTCAGCTGGATGGAACTCTTCGTCGACGTACTCTTCGTCTTCGCCTTTCTCAAGATCACCAGCCTGATGGCGGCCGACACCGCCGTCCTCGGCACCATCCGGGGCATCCTGGTCGTCCTGCTGCTGTGGCACTGCTGGACCGCCTGCGTCTGGCTCGGCAACGTCGTGCACGTCGACCGTGGCGGGGTGCCACCGATGATGGCCGGGATCGCCGCCGTACTGCTGATCGTCGGGGTCGCGGTTCCCGAGACGTTCGTCGACCGGCCCGGCAGCCTGGCCGGCCCGCTGGTCGTGGTGCTCGGCTACCTCGCGGTACGGACCAGCGTCCTGGCGATCCTCACCCGGTCCCGCTGGCACGAAGGCCCACCCGGCCGCCGGCCGGCGGCCATCGCGTGGGCGACCCTCGCCACCTCGGCACCGGTGCTGCTCGCCGCCGCGCTGCTGCCGCGGTGGCTGATAGATCTGCTGCCGGCGGCGATCGACCCGGAACTGGCGAGGATCGGGCTGTTCACGATCGCGCTCGCCATCGACTTCATGATCCTGGCAGCCGTCGGGCGGGGCACCTGGCAGATGGTGTCGCCGTGGCACCTCGCCGAACGGCACGCCCTGGTGGTTCTGGTCGCCCTGGGCGAGACGATCATCTCGATCGGCACCGGCGGCGGGCCGGGCACCGCGATCCCGGTCACCTGGTCGCTGATCGCCGCCGCCGGGCTGGGGATGCTGATCGTCACCCTGCTGTGGTGGAGCTACTTCGACCTCGCCAAGATCCTCGCCGAGCACGCCCTGGCCCGCCTGGCCGTCGTCGACCAGACCCGGATGGCCCGGGACGCCTACAGCGGGATGCACCTACCGATGATCGCCGGGTTGATCGTGCTGGCGCTCGGCCTCAAGCAGGCGGTCGCGGCCACCTCCGGTGCCTCCGGCACGGCCTGGGGCCCGGCGCACGTCCTGATCGTCTACGGCGGCGTACTGATCTACCTCGCCGCCCTCGTCGGATTCGAGTGGCAGACCGGTCGGCTGCTCGGTCGCAGCCCGCTGCTCGGCATCGGGCTGCTGCTCTGCCTGCTCCCCCTGGCCACCCGGCTGTCGGTGCTGGGTGCGCTGGCGTTGCTGGCCGCCGGCCTCATCGCGATGATCCTCGCCGACCGCACCGTGTTCCACGGCCGGCACAGCCAACTGCACCGCACGGTCGAGTCCGAGGCGTCCCGGCTGCACGGCGTGGTCCCCCGGGAACTTTTCCTGGATCTGGTCTTCGTCTTCGCGTTCCTCCAGGTCACCGTGTTGATGACCCGGCAGACCTCGGGGTGGGGCATCGTCCGGGGGCTCACCCTGCTGGCGATGCTGTGGTGGGCCTGGACGTCGTACTCCTGGCTGACCAACGCGGTGCGCACCGAGACCACCATGGTCCGGCTGAGCACCGTCGGGATGGCCACGGCGGTCCTGCTGATCGGGATCGCCGCCCCGCAGGCGTTCGACCCGGCAGCCGGCGGCCTGCCCGGACTGCTGATCATCGTGTTCTGCTACCTCGCCGGCCAGGTGATGCAGGCCATCCTGTTGTGGCAGGCGTCGCGGACCGATCCGACGCTGCGCGACCTGGGCCGGCAGGCCGCCGTACCGTCCAGCGTCGCCCTACTGCTGCTCGCCGGCTACGCCGTCGTGGAGCTGGCGACGCCGGACCCCATCGCGGGAACGCCTGCGGTCACGGTGCTGTGGGTCGCGGCGATCACCGTCCAGTTTGTCGGCAATTATCCCACCGGGGTCCACACCTGGCGGCCCCGCTCCACCCGGCACTGGGTCGACCGGTACGCGCTGATCACGTTGATCGCCTTCGGCCAGGCGGTCATCTCGGTCGGTCTGGCGGTCGGCGAGCGCTCGATCTCGGGCGGCGTGATCCTGGTCGCCGGGATCGCCGCGGTCATCCTGGTCCTGCTCTGGTGGTCCTACTTCCCCACCATCGACTCGGCCCGGCTGGCCCTGGAGGCCAGGACCGGCGTCGACCGGGCGAAACTCGCCCGGGACGGCTTCACCTACCTGCATCTGCCGATGATCGCCGGCATCATCATGGTCGCCTACGGCCTGCACCAGATCGTCGGCGACCACGACGACGCCGCGATCCGGTACGGGCACTACGCCATCTACTGGGGCGCGGCGTTCTACCTGCTGGTCAACCAGGTGTACTGGTGGCGGCTCTGGGGCGTCGTGAGTTGGTACCGGGTGGTCAGCGCCGCCGTCGTCGTACCGCTGGCGGTGCCGACCGCGTGGCTGTCCCCGTTCTGGGCGCTGACGGCCCTCACCGCGTTCGGCCTGGCGTCTGCGACGATCGAGTTCATCCGGATGGGCGATCTGCGGACCCGTCAGCCCGGATTCGTCGGCTGA
- a CDS encoding sodium:solute symporter family protein, whose amino-acid sequence MSNIQIWTLVFIVGTFAVYLGIAWRSRVKETTGFYVAGQGIPTVANGAAVAADWMSAASFISMAGLIAFLGSDGSIYLMGWTGGYVLLALLIAPYLRKWGKFTVPEFVGDRYSETVRTIAAVAALIISFTYVVGQMRGGGIVFSRFLGLDITGGVIVAALVIFAYAVLGGMKGITWTQVSQYTVLIIAYLIPAFAVAQQMTGLPIPQVSFGQILDELNALSVQMGLTQFTEAFSARPQIDVFLVTMSLMIGTAGLPHVIVRFYTTKTVRGARYSAFWALFFIALLYTTAPAVGAFTKLNLLQAVDGVAVDALPAWVNNWAATGLITFGDGVQTIESVSNNPASGADLVVNNDILVLASPEIAGLPAPIVGLVAAGGMAAAMSTAAGLLLVISSSFSHDLYFRRVKRDSTDAQRLLAGRIAMGLAVLIAVYAGINPPAFVAQVVAFAFGLAAASFFPVIVLGIFWKRCNAAGAASGMVAGLVFTAAYMIYTLEVFGTPANPHIFDISPEAIGTIGAIVNFIVTIVVSKMTAPPPAEISEMVESIRYPGTRRTVAAGSTGDAA is encoded by the coding sequence GTGAGCAACATCCAGATCTGGACTCTCGTCTTCATCGTCGGCACGTTCGCCGTCTACCTGGGCATCGCCTGGCGCAGCCGGGTGAAGGAGACCACCGGCTTCTACGTCGCCGGTCAAGGTATCCCCACCGTCGCCAACGGCGCCGCCGTCGCCGCCGACTGGATGTCGGCCGCGTCGTTCATCTCGATGGCCGGCCTGATCGCCTTCCTCGGCTCCGACGGCTCGATCTACCTGATGGGCTGGACCGGCGGTTACGTACTGCTGGCCCTGCTGATCGCCCCGTACCTGCGCAAGTGGGGCAAGTTCACCGTGCCGGAATTCGTCGGTGACCGCTACTCGGAAACCGTACGGACGATCGCTGCGGTCGCCGCGCTCATCATTTCCTTCACCTACGTCGTCGGTCAGATGCGTGGTGGCGGCATCGTCTTCAGCCGGTTCCTCGGCCTGGACATCACCGGCGGCGTCATCGTCGCAGCACTGGTCATCTTCGCCTACGCGGTGCTCGGCGGCATGAAGGGCATCACCTGGACCCAGGTGTCGCAGTACACGGTACTCATCATCGCGTATCTGATCCCGGCGTTCGCGGTGGCCCAGCAGATGACCGGGCTGCCGATCCCGCAGGTGTCGTTCGGGCAGATCCTCGACGAACTCAACGCCCTCAGCGTGCAGATGGGGCTGACCCAGTTCACCGAGGCGTTCTCGGCCCGGCCGCAGATCGACGTCTTCCTGGTGACGATGTCGCTGATGATCGGCACCGCCGGTCTGCCACACGTGATCGTCCGGTTCTACACCACCAAGACGGTCCGGGGCGCCCGCTACTCGGCGTTCTGGGCGCTGTTCTTCATCGCCCTGCTCTACACCACCGCCCCGGCGGTGGGGGCGTTCACGAAGCTGAACCTGCTGCAGGCCGTGGACGGGGTGGCGGTCGACGCGCTGCCCGCCTGGGTCAACAACTGGGCGGCGACCGGGCTGATCACGTTCGGCGACGGCGTACAGACCATCGAGTCGGTCAGCAACAACCCGGCGTCCGGGGCCGACCTGGTGGTCAACAACGACATCCTGGTGCTGGCCAGCCCCGAGATCGCCGGTCTACCGGCACCGATCGTGGGTCTGGTCGCGGCCGGCGGCATGGCGGCCGCCATGTCCACCGCCGCCGGTCTGCTGCTGGTCATCTCGTCGTCGTTCTCGCACGACCTGTACTTCCGGCGGGTCAAGCGGGACTCCACCGACGCGCAGCGGCTGCTCGCCGGCCGGATCGCCATGGGCCTGGCGGTGCTGATCGCGGTGTACGCCGGCATCAACCCGCCAGCGTTCGTCGCCCAGGTGGTCGCGTTCGCGTTCGGCCTCGCCGCCGCGAGCTTCTTCCCGGTCATCGTGCTCGGCATCTTCTGGAAACGGTGCAACGCCGCCGGTGCCGCGTCCGGTATGGTCGCCGGTCTGGTGTTCACCGCCGCGTACATGATCTACACGTTGGAGGTCTTCGGCACCCCGGCGAACCCGCACATCTTCGACATCAGCCCGGAGGCGATCGGCACCATCGGTGCCATCGTCAACTTCATCGTCACGATCGTCGTGTCGAAGATGACGGCACCGCCACCGGCGGAGATCTCCGAGATGGTGGAGAGCATCCGCTACCCGGGCACCCGCCGTACGGTGGCCGCCGGCAGCACCGGCGACGCCGCCTGA
- a CDS encoding DUF4212 domain-containing protein, whose translation MTEVTPDSGAGGEESPPPTTPPDNSWRQQYWRRNLRLMVILLAIWFVVSFVFGILLIQPLNNIEILGFPLGFWFAQQGSIYTFVILILVYAKMMDRLDDEFGVSERAAEGSQK comes from the coding sequence GTGACCGAGGTAACCCCCGATAGCGGTGCCGGTGGCGAGGAGTCGCCACCGCCAACGACGCCACCGGACAACAGTTGGCGGCAGCAGTACTGGCGCCGGAACCTACGACTGATGGTGATCCTGCTCGCCATCTGGTTCGTCGTGTCGTTCGTGTTCGGCATTCTGCTGATCCAGCCACTGAACAACATCGAAATTCTCGGCTTCCCGCTGGGCTTCTGGTTCGCCCAGCAGGGCTCGATCTACACGTTCGTGATCCTCATCCTGGTCTACGCCAAGATGATGGACCGCCTCGACGACGAGTTCGGCGTCAGTGAGCGTGCGGCGGAAGGGAGCCAGAAGTGA